From one Malus sylvestris chromosome 1, drMalSylv7.2, whole genome shotgun sequence genomic stretch:
- the LOC126615648 gene encoding uncharacterized protein LOC126615648 isoform X1: MEMPSNENSQPSMNSTGDADHQQEAMLPDGVDKLIQCAIDPEGRFKDQRTFTFTECKESKLEVSEVRGVLQVIASTGKFWQDWDKLKSMLSFQLKQVLLEYPEEEMTSEQQIASLGETYPELVKRLDEALHNFTEGPPFTLQRLCEILLDAKRIYPNLSKLALALEKNLLVTSMLTASTDPYPQSTVQNSIEPDKAIEEAKIHSDSVAENGVEPMVSGDRDEVMSEVVQADIDNDMTIAMEAFEDIVGSSDANSVQTYDS; encoded by the exons TGATGCTGATCATCAACAGGAGGCCATGCTTCCCGACGGCGTAGATAAGCT AATACAATGTGCTATTGACCCCGAGGGACGTTTTAAGGATCAGAGAACTTTCACATTCACGGA ATGTAAAGAGTCGAAGCTGGAGGTTTCTGAAGTTAGAGGCGTACTACAAGTTATTGCATCCACTGGGAAATTTTG GCAGGATTGGGACAAATTAAAGAGCATGCTATCCTTTCAACTGAAGCAG GTTCTATTGGAGTATCCTGAGGAAGAAATGACAAGTGAGCAGCAAATTGCTTCTTTAGGAGAAACCTATCCTGAGCTGGTGAAGAGGTTGGATGAAG CTCTTCATAATTTTACCGAAGGTCCTCCGTTTACCCTTCAGAGGCTTTGCGAG aTCCTATTGGATGCAAAAAGAATCTATCCAAATCTCTCAAAGCTTGCTCTTGCATTAGAAAAG AATCTATTGGTGACATCTATGCTGACAGCCTCAACGGATCCATATCCACAATCCACGGTGCAAAATTCAATTGAACCAGACAAAGCAATTGAAGAAGCTAAAATTCACTCTGATTCAGTAGCGGAAAATGGGGTGGAACCTATGGTAAGCGGCGATAGGGATGAAGTTATGTCAGAGGTAGTGCAAGCTGATATCGATAATGACATGACCATCGCGATGGAAGCTTTTGAAGATATAGTGGGATCATCAGACGCAAATTCAGTGCAGACCTATGATTCTTAG
- the LOC126615648 gene encoding uncharacterized protein LOC126615648 isoform X2, whose translation MEMPSNENSQPSMNSTGDADHQQEAMLPDGVDKLCKESKLEVSEVRGVLQVIASTGKFWQDWDKLKSMLSFQLKQVLLEYPEEEMTSEQQIASLGETYPELVKRLDEALHNFTEGPPFTLQRLCEILLDAKRIYPNLSKLALALEKNLLVTSMLTASTDPYPQSTVQNSIEPDKAIEEAKIHSDSVAENGVEPMVSGDRDEVMSEVVQADIDNDMTIAMEAFEDIVGSSDANSVQTYDS comes from the exons TGATGCTGATCATCAACAGGAGGCCATGCTTCCCGACGGCGTAGATAAGCT ATGTAAAGAGTCGAAGCTGGAGGTTTCTGAAGTTAGAGGCGTACTACAAGTTATTGCATCCACTGGGAAATTTTG GCAGGATTGGGACAAATTAAAGAGCATGCTATCCTTTCAACTGAAGCAG GTTCTATTGGAGTATCCTGAGGAAGAAATGACAAGTGAGCAGCAAATTGCTTCTTTAGGAGAAACCTATCCTGAGCTGGTGAAGAGGTTGGATGAAG CTCTTCATAATTTTACCGAAGGTCCTCCGTTTACCCTTCAGAGGCTTTGCGAG aTCCTATTGGATGCAAAAAGAATCTATCCAAATCTCTCAAAGCTTGCTCTTGCATTAGAAAAG AATCTATTGGTGACATCTATGCTGACAGCCTCAACGGATCCATATCCACAATCCACGGTGCAAAATTCAATTGAACCAGACAAAGCAATTGAAGAAGCTAAAATTCACTCTGATTCAGTAGCGGAAAATGGGGTGGAACCTATGGTAAGCGGCGATAGGGATGAAGTTATGTCAGAGGTAGTGCAAGCTGATATCGATAATGACATGACCATCGCGATGGAAGCTTTTGAAGATATAGTGGGATCATCAGACGCAAATTCAGTGCAGACCTATGATTCTTAG
- the LOC126615674 gene encoding uncharacterized protein LOC126615674, which translates to MGQAFRKLFDTFFGNTEMRVVMLGLDAAGKTTILYKLHIGEVLSTVPTIGFNVEKVQYKNVMFTVWDVGGQEKLRPLWRHYFNNTDGLIYVVDSLDRERIGRAKAEFQAIISDPFMRNSVILVFANKQDMKGAMSPMEVCEGLGLYDLKNRKWHIQGTCALRGDGLYEGLDWLSSTLKEMRAAGYSSVGTSSF; encoded by the exons ATGGGTCAAGCTTTTCGCAAGCTCTTCGACACCTTCTTCGGCAACACGGAGATGCGA GTTGTAATGCTCGGCCTCGACGCAGCTGGTAAAACAACCATCCTTTACAAGCTGCACATTGGAGAAGTTTTGTCAACTGTTCCTACAATAG GTTTCAATGTGGAGAAAGTTCAATACAAGAATGTGATGTTCACTGTTTGGGATGTCGGTGGACAAGAGAAACTAAGGCCACTCTGGAGGCATTACTTTAATAACACGGACGGACTG ATTTACGTTGTTGATTCCTTGGACAGAGAGAGAATTGGAAGAGCAAAGGCAGAATTTCAG gCCATCATCAGTGATCCATTTATGCGCAACAGTGTCATCTTGGTGTTTGCTAATAAACAGGATATG AAAGGAGCCATGTCGCCAATGGAAGTGTGTGAAGGACTAGGCCTCTATGATCTCAAGAACAGAAAATGGCACATACAAGGGACTTGTGCCCTTAGAGGTGATGGCCTTTACGAAGGCTTGGATTGGTTATCTAGCACGCTGAAAGAGATGAGAGCTGCTGGATACTCTTCAGTGGGCACCTCGTCATTCTAA
- the LOC126625777 gene encoding anthocyanidin 3-O-glucosyltransferase 2-like isoform X2, producing the protein MAPPLPIEIEPSSTNGQPHLADAYNRHVAVVAFPFSSHASALLETVRRLASALPNTLFSFFSTSKSNSSLFSNNSINNMPRNIRVYDVADGVPEGYVFVGKPQEDIELFMNAAPENIRRSLDASVADIGKQISCLITDAFLWFGVHLADELGAPWVTFWISGLKSLSVHVHTDLIRDTIGTQGITGRENDLIVDKNVNIQGLSNVRIKDLAEGVIFGNLDSVISGMLLQMGRLLPRATAVFMNGFEELELPVPNDLKSKVNKLLNVGPSNVASPLPPLPPSDACLSWLDKQEAPSSVVYISFGTVASPAEKEQMAIAEALEATGAPFLWSIKDSCKTPLLNEFLTKTLSKLNGMVVPWAPQPHVLAHDSVGAFVSHCGWNSIMETIAGGVPMICRPYFADQRLNARMVEEVFEIGVTVEDGVFTREGLVKSLEVVLSPESGRKFRDNIKRVKQLAVEAVGPQGSSTRNFKSLLDIVSGSNYQV; encoded by the exons ATGGCACCGCCGCTGCCCATCGAAATCGAACCATCATCAACTAATGGTCAACCCCATCTCGCCGACGCCTACAACCGTCACGTGGCTGTCGTAGCCTTCCCTTTCTCTAGCCATGCAAGCGCCTTGCTTGAGACCGTGCGCCGCCTAGCCTCCGCCCTTCCAAACACTCTCTTCTCGTTCTTCAGCACTTCAAAATCCAACAGCTCTCTCTTTTCCAACAACAGCATTAATAACATGCCGCGTAACATAAGGGTGTACGATGTGGCTGACGGAGTGCCGGAGGGGTACGTTTTCGTGGGCAAGCCGCAGGAGGACATAGAGCTCTTCATGAACGCGGCACCGGAAAACATCCGGAGGAGCTTAGACGCTTCCGTGGCGGACATCGGGAAGCAGATCAGCTGCTTGATCACCGACGCCTTCCTTTGGTTTGGAGTCCACTTGGCTGACGAGTTGGGAGCGCCTTGGGTCACTTTCTGGATCTCCGGACTCAAATCCCTCTCTGTTCATGTGCATACTGATCTCATCCGCGACACTATTGGAACTCAAG GCATTACAGGTCGTGAAAACGACCTCATCGTCGACAAAAATGTCAACATCCAAGGTCTCTCCAATGTACGAATCAAAGACTTAGCGGAAGGAGTCATTTTCGGAAACTTGGACTCGGTAATTTCCGGCATGCTACTTCAGATGGGACGGCTCCTCCCCCGTGCCACCGCAGTTTTCATGAACGGCTTCGAAGAATTGGAACTCCCCGTACCAAACGACCTAAAGTCCAAAGTCAACAAACTCCTCAACGTAGGACCTTCCAACGTAGCATCCCCGCTGCCACCGCTGCCGCCATCAGATGCTTGCTTGTCGTGGCTAGACAAGCAAGAGGCTCCATCCTCCGTCGTGTACATCAGCTTCGGGACAGTGGCGAGCCCAGCGGAGAAGGAGCAGATGGCAATAGCGGAGGCCCTGGAAGCCACCGGAGCACCCTTCTTGTGGTCTATCAAGGACAGCTGCAAGACACCGTTGCTGAACGAGTTCTTGACAAAAACATTGTCAAAGCTGAACGGGATGGTGGTGCCGTGGGCTCCACAGCCGCATGTTCTGGCCCACGATTCGGTCGGAGCCTTCGTGTCGCATTGCGGCTGGAACTCGATAATGGAGACTATAGCAGGAGGGGTGCCCATGATTTGTAGGCCATATTTTGCAGACCAGAGGCTTAATGCAAGGATGGTGGAGGAGGTGTTTGAGATCGGGGTAACCGTGGAGGATGGAGTTTTTACCAGGGAGGGGCTGGTAAAAAGCTTGGAAGTGGTTTTGTCGCCTGAAAGTGGGAGGAAATTCAGAGACAATATAAAGAGGGTCAAACAACTGGCAGTAGAGGCGGTTGGACCACAAGGGAGCTCCACTCGGAACTTCAAATCGCTGTTGGACATCGTATCAGGATCCAATTATCAAGTATAG
- the LOC126625777 gene encoding anthocyanidin 3-O-glucosyltransferase 2-like isoform X1, producing MAPPLPIEIEPSSTNGQPHLADAYNRHVAVVAFPFSSHASALLETVRRLASALPNTLFSFFSTSKSNSSLFSNNSINNMPRNIRVYDVADGVPEGYVFVGKPQEDIELFMNAAPENIRRSLDASVADIGKQISCLITDAFLWFGVHLADELGAPWVTFWISGLKSLSVHVHTDLIRDTIGTQVSNFVHSGITGRENDLIVDKNVNIQGLSNVRIKDLAEGVIFGNLDSVISGMLLQMGRLLPRATAVFMNGFEELELPVPNDLKSKVNKLLNVGPSNVASPLPPLPPSDACLSWLDKQEAPSSVVYISFGTVASPAEKEQMAIAEALEATGAPFLWSIKDSCKTPLLNEFLTKTLSKLNGMVVPWAPQPHVLAHDSVGAFVSHCGWNSIMETIAGGVPMICRPYFADQRLNARMVEEVFEIGVTVEDGVFTREGLVKSLEVVLSPESGRKFRDNIKRVKQLAVEAVGPQGSSTRNFKSLLDIVSGSNYQV from the exons ATGGCACCGCCGCTGCCCATCGAAATCGAACCATCATCAACTAATGGTCAACCCCATCTCGCCGACGCCTACAACCGTCACGTGGCTGTCGTAGCCTTCCCTTTCTCTAGCCATGCAAGCGCCTTGCTTGAGACCGTGCGCCGCCTAGCCTCCGCCCTTCCAAACACTCTCTTCTCGTTCTTCAGCACTTCAAAATCCAACAGCTCTCTCTTTTCCAACAACAGCATTAATAACATGCCGCGTAACATAAGGGTGTACGATGTGGCTGACGGAGTGCCGGAGGGGTACGTTTTCGTGGGCAAGCCGCAGGAGGACATAGAGCTCTTCATGAACGCGGCACCGGAAAACATCCGGAGGAGCTTAGACGCTTCCGTGGCGGACATCGGGAAGCAGATCAGCTGCTTGATCACCGACGCCTTCCTTTGGTTTGGAGTCCACTTGGCTGACGAGTTGGGAGCGCCTTGGGTCACTTTCTGGATCTCCGGACTCAAATCCCTCTCTGTTCATGTGCATACTGATCTCATCCGCGACACTATTGGAACTCAAG TATCAAATTTTGTGCATTCAGGCATTACAGGTCGTGAAAACGACCTCATCGTCGACAAAAATGTCAACATCCAAGGTCTCTCCAATGTACGAATCAAAGACTTAGCGGAAGGAGTCATTTTCGGAAACTTGGACTCGGTAATTTCCGGCATGCTACTTCAGATGGGACGGCTCCTCCCCCGTGCCACCGCAGTTTTCATGAACGGCTTCGAAGAATTGGAACTCCCCGTACCAAACGACCTAAAGTCCAAAGTCAACAAACTCCTCAACGTAGGACCTTCCAACGTAGCATCCCCGCTGCCACCGCTGCCGCCATCAGATGCTTGCTTGTCGTGGCTAGACAAGCAAGAGGCTCCATCCTCCGTCGTGTACATCAGCTTCGGGACAGTGGCGAGCCCAGCGGAGAAGGAGCAGATGGCAATAGCGGAGGCCCTGGAAGCCACCGGAGCACCCTTCTTGTGGTCTATCAAGGACAGCTGCAAGACACCGTTGCTGAACGAGTTCTTGACAAAAACATTGTCAAAGCTGAACGGGATGGTGGTGCCGTGGGCTCCACAGCCGCATGTTCTGGCCCACGATTCGGTCGGAGCCTTCGTGTCGCATTGCGGCTGGAACTCGATAATGGAGACTATAGCAGGAGGGGTGCCCATGATTTGTAGGCCATATTTTGCAGACCAGAGGCTTAATGCAAGGATGGTGGAGGAGGTGTTTGAGATCGGGGTAACCGTGGAGGATGGAGTTTTTACCAGGGAGGGGCTGGTAAAAAGCTTGGAAGTGGTTTTGTCGCCTGAAAGTGGGAGGAAATTCAGAGACAATATAAAGAGGGTCAAACAACTGGCAGTAGAGGCGGTTGGACCACAAGGGAGCTCCACTCGGAACTTCAAATCGCTGTTGGACATCGTATCAGGATCCAATTATCAAGTATAG